In Streptomyces pluripotens, the genomic window ACGTGCGCGCCGAGTTCGCCCTTGGGTGACTCAACGGCCGTGTAGGCCTGTCCGGGTGGAACCCGGAAGCCCTCGGTGACCAGCTTGAAGTGATGGATCAGGGCCTCCATCGAGGTGCCCATGATCTTCTTGATGTGGTCGAGGGAGTTGCCGAGTCCGTCCGGCCCGAGCGCGAGTTGGGCGGGCCAGGCGATCTTCTTGTCGGGGACCATGACCGGGCCGGGCTGGAGCCGGTCCAGGCACTGCTCGATGATCCTCAGCGACTGGCGCATCTCTTCCAGGCGGATCAGGAAGCGGCCGTAGGCGTCGCAGGTGTCCGTGGTCGGGACGTCGAAGTCGTACGTCTCGTAGTCGCAGTACGGCTGTGTCTTGCGCAGGTCGTGCGGCAGGCCGGTGGAGCGCAGGATCGGACCGGTGACCCCGAGTGCCATGCAGCCGGCCAGGTCGAGGTAGGCGACGTCCTGCATGCGCGCTTTGAAGACGGGATTCCCGGTGGCGAGCTTGTCGTACTCCGGGAGGTTCTTCTTCATCGTCTTCACGAACTCGCGGATCTGGTCCACCGCACCGGGCGGTAGGTCCTGGGCGAGTCCACCGGGGCGGATGTACGCGTGGTTCATCCTGAGGCCCGTGATGAGCTCGAAGATGTCGAGAATCATTTCACGATCACGGAATCCGTAGATCATGACCGTGGTGGCGCCCAGCTCCATGCCGCCGGTGGCGACGCACACCAGATGGGAGGACATCCGGTTGAGCTCCATCAGGAGCACCCGAATGATCTTGGTTCGCTCGGTGATGTCGTCCTCGATGCCGAGGAGCTTCTCGACGGCGAGACAGTAGGCGGTCTCGTTGAAGAACGACGTCAGGTAGTCCATGCGCGTGACGAAGGCGGTGCCCTGCGTCCACGTGCGGAACTCAAGGTTCTTCTCGATGCCGGTGTGCAGGTAGCCGACGCCGCAGCGGACCTCGGTGACCGTCTCGCCCTCGATCTCCAGGATCAGACGGAGCACTCCGTGGGTGGAGGGGTGCTGGGGACCCATGTTGACGACGATGCGCTCGTCGTCAGCCCGGGCCGCGGACTGGACGATCTCGTCCCAGTCGCCGCCGGTGACCGTGTATACGGTGCCCTCAGTGGTCTCGCGCCCCGAAGCCTCGGACGCGGCGGATGCTGACTGCGTGCTCACGAGTACGACCTCCGCTGGTCCGGAGCCGGGATCTGGGCGCCCTTGTACTCGACGGGGATGCCGCCGAGGGGGTAGTCCTTGCGCTGCGGGTGGCCCTGCCAGTCGTCCGGCATGATGATCCGCGTCAGGGCCGGGTGATCGTCGAAGACGATTCCGAAGAAGTCGTAGGCCTCGCGTTCGTGCCAGTCGTTCGTCGGATACACGGAGACCAGCGACGGAATGTGCGGGTCTTCTTCGGGGGTGCTGACCTCCAGGCGGATCAGCCGGTTGTGGGTGATCGAGCGCAGGTGGTAGACCGCGTGCAGCTCGCGCCCCTTGTCGTGCGGGTAGTGGAC contains:
- a CDS encoding NADH-quinone oxidoreductase subunit D; the protein is MSTQSASAASEASGRETTEGTVYTVTGGDWDEIVQSAARADDERIVVNMGPQHPSTHGVLRLILEIEGETVTEVRCGVGYLHTGIEKNLEFRTWTQGTAFVTRMDYLTSFFNETAYCLAVEKLLGIEDDITERTKIIRVLLMELNRMSSHLVCVATGGMELGATTVMIYGFRDREMILDIFELITGLRMNHAYIRPGGLAQDLPPGAVDQIREFVKTMKKNLPEYDKLATGNPVFKARMQDVAYLDLAGCMALGVTGPILRSTGLPHDLRKTQPYCDYETYDFDVPTTDTCDAYGRFLIRLEEMRQSLRIIEQCLDRLQPGPVMVPDKKIAWPAQLALGPDGLGNSLDHIKKIMGTSMEALIHHFKLVTEGFRVPPGQAYTAVESPKGELGAHVVSDGGTRPYRVHFRDPSFTNLQAMAAMCEGGQVADVIVAVASIDPVLGGVDR